One Fuerstiella marisgermanici DNA window includes the following coding sequences:
- a CDS encoding vWA domain-containing protein, with protein MADFVKNTPSILVSLAVHVVVVLVLMMIPLAIQATNSDLLLESIFTEDIPYEQIEQQLELETKPAETLNVIAGGAPSTAVGAAAQPASAPVNVQKANVLNEATVDAPRVEAMVLSGEVMATELGEGEITGEVGAMVEGYGDAMGVITQEITRMMRQSKVTVIWMFDESGSLEDDRKEIRENYMRVYDELNIVATQDKQLRRRAANDQLLTVVASYGKDIHEWTPRPTADPEQVKAAIDKVPVDESGEENMCRSVAQIINRYKASTATGKRKLAIIVVSDESGDDGDYVEQVIVAAKQAKSPVYVMGRESMFGYPVARQRWVYEDKDEGISETFWLPIRRGPETAYPECLQWDGLHARWDGQAAGFGPYEQVRMARESGGIFFVLPGNEKNLVGRDVNLKRKYDFLAIREYTPLLLSREEYAIDRAKSPFRQTLWNVIVRLNPLDNKILFETHDPELNIRREHYPLLPAPFQQEAGRQAIKAAKAMLLINEALGYLDDVKPQRAAEPSQRWRAGYDLAYAQLHLFRLRLFQFLLAMDAHASNMPKPANPESNEWNFWRNKKTLVPDEDQFARLDKTFNIGMSRDEYLKMVVEEEKKAIELLNGVIAEHPGTPWAFRASREISDGFGYIVTDRLWDPSGRREEIARTLPKL; from the coding sequence ATGGCCGATTTCGTAAAAAACACGCCCTCAATCCTGGTCTCACTGGCTGTCCATGTGGTTGTCGTGCTGGTTTTGATGATGATTCCGCTGGCCATTCAGGCCACGAATTCTGATTTGCTGCTGGAATCGATTTTCACCGAGGACATCCCGTACGAGCAGATTGAGCAGCAGCTGGAGCTGGAAACCAAGCCAGCCGAAACGCTGAACGTGATTGCTGGCGGAGCCCCCTCCACCGCCGTAGGCGCGGCCGCTCAACCCGCATCGGCTCCAGTGAACGTGCAAAAAGCCAACGTGCTAAACGAAGCCACGGTCGATGCGCCGCGAGTCGAAGCGATGGTGCTTAGCGGCGAAGTGATGGCGACCGAACTGGGCGAAGGCGAAATCACGGGCGAGGTCGGCGCGATGGTTGAAGGCTACGGCGACGCGATGGGCGTGATCACTCAGGAAATTACCCGCATGATGCGGCAGTCCAAAGTGACGGTCATCTGGATGTTTGACGAATCCGGAAGCCTGGAAGACGACCGCAAAGAGATTCGTGAAAACTACATGCGCGTCTACGACGAACTCAACATCGTCGCAACGCAGGACAAACAACTTCGCCGTCGAGCCGCCAATGATCAACTTTTGACGGTGGTCGCCAGTTACGGCAAAGACATTCACGAATGGACGCCGCGACCAACGGCCGATCCGGAACAGGTGAAGGCAGCGATCGACAAGGTTCCCGTCGACGAATCCGGCGAAGAAAATATGTGTCGCTCGGTGGCACAAATCATCAATAGGTACAAAGCGTCGACAGCGACCGGCAAGCGAAAGCTGGCCATCATTGTTGTGTCGGACGAATCGGGCGATGACGGCGATTATGTCGAACAGGTGATTGTCGCGGCAAAGCAGGCGAAGTCGCCCGTGTACGTGATGGGCCGCGAAAGCATGTTCGGTTATCCGGTGGCTCGACAACGTTGGGTTTACGAAGACAAGGACGAAGGCATCAGCGAAACTTTCTGGCTGCCCATTCGACGTGGCCCGGAAACCGCGTATCCGGAATGCCTTCAGTGGGACGGCCTGCACGCTCGGTGGGACGGCCAGGCAGCGGGCTTCGGTCCGTACGAACAGGTGCGAATGGCGCGCGAATCCGGCGGCATCTTTTTTGTCCTGCCCGGCAACGAAAAGAACCTCGTCGGCCGCGACGTGAACCTCAAACGCAAGTACGACTTTCTGGCGATTCGCGAATACACGCCTCTGCTGTTGTCCCGCGAAGAATATGCCATCGATCGCGCGAAGAGTCCCTTTCGCCAAACGTTGTGGAACGTGATCGTTCGCCTGAATCCGCTTGATAACAAGATACTGTTTGAAACACACGACCCGGAACTGAACATTCGGCGTGAGCATTATCCGCTTCTGCCAGCTCCGTTTCAGCAGGAAGCGGGGCGCCAGGCAATCAAGGCGGCCAAAGCGATGCTGCTGATCAATGAAGCGCTAGGCTATCTGGATGACGTGAAGCCTCAGCGAGCGGCCGAGCCGTCTCAACGCTGGCGAGCCGGTTACGACTTGGCGTATGCCCAGTTGCATTTGTTCCGGCTACGGCTGTTTCAGTTCCTGCTGGCAATGGACGCTCACGCAAGTAACATGCCGAAGCCAGCAAACCCCGAGTCGAACGAATGGAACTTCTGGCGCAACAAGAAGACGCTGGTTCCTGATGAAGACCAGTTCGCTCGCCTGGACAAGACTTTCAATATCGGAATGTCGCGGGATGAGTATCTTAAAATGGTCGTGGAAGAAGAGAAGAAAGCGATTGAGTTGCTGAATGGCGTGATCGCCGAACATCCAGGCACGCCATGGGCCTTCCGAGCATCCCGTGAAATCAGCGACGGTTTCGGCTACATCGTCACAGACCGTCTCTGGGACCCCAGCGGTCGCCGCGAAGAAATTGCTCGAACGCTGCCGAAGCTGTAG
- a CDS encoding HisA/HisF-related TIM barrel protein, producing the protein MQIIPVIDLKNGIVVRGVAGNRDSYRRIRSTLTESCDPSVILNLFATDFGFTRAYIADLDAIQRGQLNRCTIAELAQTNTLLLVDRGVRCADDVEELLDLGAAEVVVALETLPDAETARRLLQQFGSERLVLSLDLMNGSVLSENAAFADRPAEEVAAELLSVGFEKLIVLDLAAVGMSEGTPTLDLCRQLRSKFADVQIITGGGVRSVEDLTPIKAAGVDAALVASALHDGRLTAASIRSSSAK; encoded by the coding sequence ATGCAAATCATTCCCGTGATTGACCTGAAAAACGGAATTGTGGTGCGCGGAGTGGCGGGAAATCGCGATTCCTATCGCCGCATTCGCAGCACGCTGACGGAATCCTGCGATCCGTCTGTGATATTAAACCTGTTCGCCACCGACTTCGGGTTCACTCGCGCGTACATCGCCGACCTCGATGCGATTCAGCGAGGCCAGTTGAACCGCTGCACGATTGCGGAGCTGGCTCAAACCAACACTTTGCTGCTCGTCGACCGCGGCGTGCGATGCGCCGACGATGTCGAAGAACTGCTCGATTTGGGTGCCGCCGAAGTTGTCGTGGCGCTGGAAACCCTGCCAGACGCTGAAACGGCCAGACGTCTGCTGCAGCAGTTCGGCAGCGAGCGGCTGGTGCTGAGTCTGGACCTAATGAATGGCTCCGTGCTGTCGGAAAACGCCGCGTTCGCAGACCGACCGGCCGAAGAAGTTGCGGCTGAATTGCTCTCCGTCGGCTTTGAAAAACTGATCGTGCTGGACCTCGCCGCCGTCGGCATGTCAGAAGGAACGCCCACGCTGGATTTGTGTCGGCAATTGCGAAGCAAATTCGCCGACGTGCAGATCATCACCGGCGGCGGCGTGCGATCGGTTGAGGATTTAACACCCATCAAAGCGGCCGGTGTGGATGCGGCGCTTGTGGCTTCGGCGTTGCATGACGGCCGGCTGACGGCCGCTTCCATTCGCTCGTCTTCTGCGAAGTGA
- a CDS encoding DMP19 family protein, translated as MKIFIAIAALLLAAVIYGFTRSSSGQRNSFWDVLRNPGSMPDLERMHAEVDEAATLLSGSPADIAALVDSFVFKTASDYSAWTKERVLAKLGTEAYPRALEILRDSSLTKKLTTMSTGEFHLPEGPINRLCKIVDQDAPPPVEAANLLSPFIESEQNEIRKSVALILGSIGASDSIPQLRQALSDPDEYVQSYALMGIQRAISGDRIESSSKDDFFKLVSDMWPDNTSFSPASDVAAVLLGLDRDRAVKYLLSDELFTVHFEPSWRILQTFSEESVEVPRSKLLTLINDANQDPLEHPMGNVLQYALPLLGAHRNDEDLAMFEQFLDHEEQDVVQGASEAMYRFYQYSELIRDPWDVVENHGWGALTAAEKHICAIDTLDGEVSNGGFAQYYFNSSSNHWQDAQAGLEAIGAGRRLRVLNATLERFGDSGPSVDRDVRTNQLAKLVRAQEDPFREQCDAWYEIKDEVLAQLKLKYNLANMQGREKSQQSDEAESGPQ; from the coding sequence ATGAAGATTTTCATCGCTATTGCTGCACTCTTGCTGGCTGCAGTGATCTACGGATTCACTCGCTCAAGTTCTGGTCAAAGGAATTCGTTCTGGGATGTCCTTCGTAATCCGGGCTCAATGCCTGACCTCGAACGGATGCATGCCGAAGTCGACGAGGCCGCCACTTTGTTGTCGGGGTCTCCAGCAGACATCGCCGCGCTGGTGGACTCCTTTGTGTTTAAGACCGCGTCAGATTATTCGGCGTGGACGAAGGAACGCGTACTGGCCAAACTGGGCACAGAGGCTTATCCGCGAGCACTGGAGATTCTCCGCGACAGTTCGTTGACCAAAAAGCTGACGACAATGTCCACGGGCGAGTTTCACCTTCCCGAAGGTCCCATCAACCGCCTTTGCAAGATTGTTGATCAGGATGCTCCACCACCGGTAGAGGCTGCTAACCTGCTGTCTCCATTTATAGAATCCGAACAGAACGAGATCCGAAAGAGTGTCGCGCTCATTCTTGGTTCAATTGGTGCCAGTGATTCCATCCCCCAACTGCGTCAAGCTCTAAGCGATCCCGACGAGTATGTCCAAAGCTACGCTCTGATGGGCATCCAGCGGGCCATTTCAGGAGATCGAATCGAATCGTCTTCGAAGGACGATTTTTTCAAGCTGGTTTCCGACATGTGGCCCGACAACACAAGTTTCAGTCCCGCATCCGACGTAGCAGCGGTGCTGTTGGGGCTGGATCGTGATCGAGCCGTTAAATACCTGCTCAGCGACGAACTGTTCACCGTTCACTTCGAACCATCATGGCGCATTCTGCAGACGTTCAGCGAAGAGTCCGTTGAGGTTCCTCGATCGAAACTGCTGACGCTCATCAATGACGCAAACCAGGATCCACTTGAACACCCAATGGGCAATGTCTTGCAGTACGCATTGCCTCTCCTCGGAGCACATCGCAATGACGAAGACCTTGCGATGTTCGAGCAGTTTTTAGATCACGAGGAGCAGGACGTCGTGCAAGGTGCATCTGAGGCGATGTATCGCTTCTACCAGTATTCCGAGCTGATTCGAGATCCGTGGGACGTCGTTGAGAACCACGGATGGGGTGCACTTACCGCAGCAGAGAAGCATATCTGCGCGATTGACACACTTGATGGTGAGGTCAGCAACGGCGGATTTGCTCAGTACTATTTCAACTCTTCCAGCAACCACTGGCAGGATGCGCAGGCTGGTTTGGAGGCCATCGGTGCCGGCCGCCGACTTCGCGTCCTGAACGCCACACTTGAACGCTTCGGCGACTCTGGCCCTTCGGTCGACCGTGACGTCAGAACAAATCAGTTGGCAAAACTTGTACGAGCTCAGGAAGACCCATTCCGCGAACAGTGTGACGCCTGGTATGAAATTAAAGATGAAGTCCTCGCCCAATTGAAGCTCAAATACAACCTCGCCAATATGCAGGGACGCGAGAAGTCGCAGCAATCGGACGAAGCGGAAAGCGGTCCACAATAA